In one Candidatus Peribacter riflensis genomic region, the following are encoded:
- a CDS encoding phosphoribosylaminoimidazole-succinocarboxamide synthase — MITPTELKPFLPTALEKTDFKGLGEKYAGKVRDVYTQKEKGRAILIATDRQSAFDIQWCSIPLKGQALNQLSAWWFEQVKDVMPNHIIAVPDENAMVVKDLKMLKVEIVVRGYLTGSTGTSAWVNYNKGVRNFCGNALPEGMVKNQKFAGPIITPTTKGEEDELIDPKGIVERGFATREQWEEMEDRAFALFKKGQEIAATRGLILVDTKYEMGYDTEGKLTIADEVHTPDSSRYWVAKTYEERHARGEEPESLDKEFFRLWLRSQGFEYGGKRPEITDDVRLMLASKYLDLYERMTGTPFVIPNDARVAERIERNLQPYRI, encoded by the coding sequence ATGATCACCCCAACAGAGCTCAAGCCGTTCCTCCCCACCGCACTCGAAAAAACGGACTTCAAGGGACTCGGTGAGAAGTACGCCGGCAAAGTGCGCGATGTCTACACGCAGAAAGAGAAGGGACGGGCTATCCTCATCGCCACAGACCGCCAGTCGGCCTTCGACATCCAGTGGTGCTCCATCCCGCTGAAAGGACAGGCATTGAATCAGCTCAGCGCCTGGTGGTTTGAGCAGGTGAAGGATGTGATGCCCAATCACATCATCGCCGTGCCGGACGAAAATGCCATGGTGGTGAAAGATCTGAAGATGCTCAAGGTGGAGATTGTCGTGCGCGGCTATCTGACGGGCTCTACAGGCACATCTGCGTGGGTGAACTACAACAAGGGAGTCCGTAATTTCTGCGGGAATGCACTCCCCGAAGGCATGGTGAAAAACCAGAAGTTCGCCGGACCCATCATCACGCCCACGACCAAGGGCGAGGAGGATGAGTTGATCGACCCCAAGGGAATCGTGGAACGCGGCTTCGCCACACGGGAGCAGTGGGAGGAGATGGAAGATCGCGCCTTCGCCCTCTTCAAGAAAGGCCAGGAGATCGCTGCCACGCGCGGGCTCATTTTGGTGGATACCAAGTACGAGATGGGCTACGACACAGAGGGCAAGCTCACGATCGCCGACGAGGTGCACACGCCGGATTCGTCCCGCTACTGGGTCGCCAAAACGTACGAGGAGCGGCACGCCAGGGGCGAGGAGCCCGAGAGCCTCGATAAGGAGTTCTTCCGCCTGTGGCTCCGGAGCCAGGGATTCGAGTACGGCGGCAAGCGGCCTGAAATCACCGATGACGTGCGCCTGATGCTCGCGAGCAAGTACCTGGATCTCTACGAGCGCATGACCGGAACACCCTTCGTGATCCCAAACGATGCGCGCGTCGCCGAGCGAATCGAGCGCAACCTCCAGCCCTACCGCATCTGA
- a CDS encoding UDP-phosphate 4-deoxy-4-formamido-L-arabinose transferase yields the protein MACQSRNAKGILSPVLSLIIPVFNEAPNLWPLYREINEVLARLHQAAEILIIDDASTDRTPEVIRELKSADPRIRGFRLQANSDKGGALAVGFAEARGEIFITLDGDLQNDPADIPLLLAALEQGADLAIGWRKKRADSLMKRLSSCLFNCCVSVVFRKRLHDANTGLKAIHREVALSVPLADGLFRFFPFVLARRGLTVAEVPVHHRPRRSGRTKFRFSRRVLSLGKLPQALQTARATQQENPPHYTAF from the coding sequence GTGGCCTGCCAAAGCAGAAATGCAAAGGGTATCCTCAGCCCCGTGCTCTCCCTTATCATTCCCGTCTTCAACGAGGCGCCCAACCTCTGGCCTCTCTACCGTGAGATCAACGAGGTGCTCGCACGGTTGCACCAGGCAGCCGAGATTTTAATCATCGACGATGCGAGCACCGATCGCACGCCGGAGGTCATCCGGGAACTCAAGAGCGCTGATCCCCGCATCCGGGGCTTTCGCCTGCAGGCGAATTCCGACAAGGGCGGAGCGCTGGCTGTAGGGTTTGCAGAGGCGCGTGGCGAAATCTTCATCACGTTGGATGGAGATCTGCAGAATGACCCGGCCGATATTCCCCTGCTCCTCGCAGCCCTGGAACAAGGTGCCGATCTTGCGATCGGATGGAGAAAAAAACGTGCCGACAGCCTCATGAAACGACTCTCGTCATGCCTCTTTAATTGCTGCGTGAGCGTTGTATTTCGAAAACGTCTTCACGACGCCAATACCGGTCTCAAGGCGATACATAGAGAAGTAGCACTCTCTGTTCCTCTCGCAGACGGTCTCTTTCGATTCTTTCCATTCGTGCTGGCAAGGCGCGGTCTCACCGTGGCCGAAGTACCCGTGCACCACCGACCACGCCGCAGCGGCAGGACCAAATTTAGATTCAGCAGGCGCGTTCTCAGCCTCGGTAAGCTCCCTCAGGCCTTACAAACAGCTCGCGCCACTCAGCAAGAGAATCCTCCACATTATACGGCCTTTTAA
- a CDS encoding hexapeptide repeat-containing transferase — protein MLEIAKNVGVKRSCRYALSLIVATLVNSHLCIPPLRSLLIKISGASIGDHTIIQRFTFSNAYRAGFKGLKIGNYCFIGEECFLDLADAIIMGDYVSLGARVSIFTHINVGFESHPLQRFFPHVHAPVIIGEGTYVGANATILHGVRIGKMAVIGAGALVREDVPDYAVVVGVPARIVRILIPQNRRFQQNQQHEEARLASMVNSR, from the coding sequence ATGCTGGAAATTGCAAAGAATGTCGGGGTCAAACGTTCGTGTAGATATGCGTTGAGCTTGATTGTCGCGACACTGGTGAACTCCCACCTGTGCATCCCACCCCTTCGCAGCCTGCTCATAAAAATTTCTGGCGCGAGTATCGGGGATCACACCATCATCCAGCGCTTCACATTTTCCAATGCCTATCGCGCCGGTTTCAAGGGATTGAAAATCGGGAATTACTGTTTCATCGGAGAAGAATGTTTTCTGGATCTGGCGGATGCAATCATCATGGGAGATTACGTCTCCCTTGGAGCGAGGGTCTCAATTTTCACCCATATCAACGTTGGATTTGAATCTCATCCTTTGCAAAGATTTTTTCCCCATGTACATGCACCGGTCATCATTGGCGAGGGCACCTACGTTGGTGCGAATGCAACCATTCTGCACGGTGTGCGTATTGGGAAAATGGCAGTGATTGGCGCTGGGGCATTGGTAAGAGAGGATGTACCGGATTATGCCGTGGTCGTTGGAGTACCCGCACGCATCGTCCGCATTTTGATCCCACAAAATCGCCGCTTTCAGCAGAACCAGCAACACGAAGAAGCCCGCCTTGCATCAATGGTGAACTCAAGGTGA
- a CDS encoding NAD-dependent epimerase/dehydratase, producing MDPRSCPGYTGGVPSALITGGSGFFGGLFKRHLLKQGWQCVNLDLVEDTDTHPQLTSIRGDIRDKALLEATLSAHHFDAVFHCAAILAHGSPDKSFLWTSNVDGTKNVAEAAARHGVKSMVYISSNCLWGESMGRPITEADPPHPIELYGRSKWEGEKVLEPYRDHLHITTIRCPTIMDAERLGLLAILFEFIADGRKVWVVGKGDNRYQFIYAGDLVDACLQSLSLTSSETFHIGSDDVKSLRDVYDYVVKKAGTGARIASLPKLPTLLAMRIAYWLGCSPLGPYHYKMIAESFEFDTSKIKRMLSWRPTLKNEEMLWRAYEYFALHREELKHRAHASAHRQPAKMGVIRLLKWLS from the coding sequence GTGGATCCGCGTTCCTGCCCGGGCTACACTGGCGGCGTGCCATCCGCGCTCATCACCGGTGGATCGGGATTCTTCGGGGGGCTTTTCAAACGTCACCTCCTGAAACAGGGATGGCAGTGCGTGAACCTCGATCTGGTCGAAGACACAGACACCCATCCGCAGCTGACCAGCATACGGGGGGATATTCGCGACAAAGCTCTTCTGGAAGCCACGTTGAGCGCGCACCACTTCGACGCCGTTTTCCACTGTGCCGCCATCCTCGCCCATGGCTCACCGGACAAAAGTTTTCTCTGGACGTCGAACGTGGACGGGACGAAGAACGTCGCCGAGGCCGCGGCCCGCCACGGCGTGAAATCCATGGTCTATATCTCGTCCAATTGCCTGTGGGGCGAGAGCATGGGGCGCCCGATCACCGAAGCGGATCCTCCGCATCCCATCGAGCTCTACGGCCGATCCAAGTGGGAAGGAGAGAAGGTGCTGGAGCCCTACCGCGATCATCTGCACATCACGACCATCCGCTGCCCGACCATCATGGATGCCGAGCGGCTGGGGCTGCTGGCGATCCTCTTCGAATTCATCGCCGACGGACGCAAGGTCTGGGTGGTGGGGAAGGGGGATAACCGCTACCAGTTCATTTATGCCGGTGATCTCGTCGATGCCTGCCTCCAATCCCTCTCGCTCACCTCCTCAGAAACGTTTCACATCGGCTCAGATGACGTGAAGTCGCTCCGGGACGTGTACGACTACGTCGTGAAAAAAGCGGGCACCGGCGCACGCATCGCCTCGCTCCCCAAGCTCCCCACGCTGCTGGCCATGCGCATCGCCTACTGGTTGGGGTGTTCCCCGCTCGGCCCCTACCACTACAAGATGATCGCCGAGAGCTTCGAGTTCGATACGAGCAAGATCAAGCGCATGCTGTCGTGGCGACCTACGCTCAAGAATGAAGAAATGCTGTGGAGGGCCTACGAATATTTCGCTCTGCATCGCGAAGAGCTCAAACACCGCGCGCACGCTTCGGCGCACCGACAACCGGCGAAGATGGGGGTAATCCGGTTACTGAAGTGGCTCTCGTGA
- a CDS encoding cell wall biosynthesis glycosyltransferase codes for MRLSIVLPCYNEEHNIEGTLTDLRAWAAKEGVEMEIVAVDDGSADGTWNILQNINAQGATPMKCVRHERNLGYGSAVRAGCDVATMDYVGFMDSDGQFHAEDWSQLIPHLQEFQFVTGRRLQRADPFIRKVNAKLFGFLTFLVLGVWVRDLNCAMKVWRRDLWPRIRPVHSTGALFNAEMFYRLRGLGIPWKQVPVHHYPRLKGVQTGANLRVILCMFRDLLALRRSGPAARQ; via the coding sequence ATGCGTCTTTCCATCGTGCTGCCCTGCTACAACGAGGAGCACAACATCGAAGGCACTCTGACCGATCTGAGGGCGTGGGCGGCGAAGGAGGGAGTGGAAATGGAGATCGTTGCAGTGGACGACGGATCCGCGGATGGCACGTGGAACATTCTTCAGAACATAAACGCACAGGGAGCCACTCCCATGAAATGCGTGCGCCATGAGCGGAATCTCGGCTACGGAAGCGCCGTCCGAGCCGGATGTGACGTGGCGACCATGGACTATGTCGGCTTCATGGATAGTGACGGGCAATTCCATGCCGAGGACTGGAGTCAGCTCATTCCGCACCTGCAGGAATTTCAGTTCGTGACGGGTCGCCGTCTCCAGCGCGCCGACCCCTTCATCCGCAAGGTGAATGCCAAGCTCTTCGGGTTCCTCACATTTCTCGTGCTCGGCGTGTGGGTGCGCGATCTCAACTGCGCCATGAAGGTATGGAGGCGGGATCTGTGGCCGCGCATCCGTCCGGTCCACTCCACGGGAGCGCTCTTCAATGCCGAGATGTTCTATCGCCTGCGCGGTCTGGGGATTCCCTGGAAACAGGTTCCTGTGCACCACTACCCGCGGCTCAAGGGAGTGCAGACGGGGGCGAACCTCCGCGTCATTCTCTGCATGTTCCGCGATCTGCTCGCCCTCAGGCGGTCAGGCCCTGCGGCGCGTCAGTGA
- a CDS encoding glycosyl transferase family protein — MDIAKLKESLSRPAVLLGLLVLLLSYLTYFQNYSYPPQLFWDENYHIASAQKYLNGVYFMEPHPPLAKLLIALGEKIYHPNLAANQFITTDYARDLPDGFSFVGYRFFPTLLAWLTAPLLYLIFLLLTRSPQYSTLLSFFYVFDNALIVHARGAMLDSTLLFFITLIILAFLLVLETRDKPNTFFPSAALFGAAFGAAMTTKDTALIMILLLPFIAWKLWPDRQKIGRMLGAMAVAFAVVFCSVWYAHFAIGSTVNPSLPDNGYYQASDEYKQILNQGLTRSFSSFSIMLRDSLRFTGHYARGVPRLDLCKRDENGSPFYFWPLGARSINFRWETPDGTDYRYLYLQVNPAVWWISFVAVLLAIGLLASQVFFPFREPLKHRFLLTAFMTLYVCYMIAISQLDRVMYLYHYFPPLLFGFVILSLVFMELKRFWTWEFTAQGKKVGLLVVGLIVFVGFQFYRPLTYYQPITDEQFKRRAFFELWELTCVKCDKVSSLAIPCKD; from the coding sequence ATGGATATTGCAAAACTCAAGGAGTCTCTGTCTCGTCCGGCCGTGCTCCTCGGCCTGCTCGTTCTGCTTCTGTCGTACCTCACGTACTTCCAGAACTACAGCTATCCCCCGCAGCTCTTCTGGGATGAGAATTACCACATCGCCAGCGCGCAGAAATACCTGAACGGCGTGTACTTCATGGAGCCGCATCCGCCGCTCGCCAAGCTCCTCATCGCCCTGGGTGAGAAGATCTATCATCCCAACCTCGCCGCAAACCAATTCATCACTACCGACTACGCCCGCGATCTGCCCGACGGGTTCTCGTTCGTCGGCTACCGCTTCTTCCCCACCCTGCTCGCCTGGCTCACTGCGCCGTTGCTGTACCTGATTTTTCTGCTCCTCACCCGCAGCCCGCAGTACTCAACACTGCTCTCGTTCTTCTACGTGTTCGATAACGCCCTCATTGTGCATGCGCGCGGGGCGATGCTCGATTCAACACTGCTCTTCTTTATCACGCTGATCATTCTCGCCTTTTTGCTCGTGCTCGAAACACGGGACAAACCCAACACGTTCTTCCCATCGGCGGCGCTCTTCGGGGCGGCCTTCGGTGCAGCCATGACCACGAAAGATACGGCCCTCATCATGATCCTGCTCCTGCCCTTTATCGCTTGGAAACTGTGGCCGGACCGCCAGAAGATCGGCCGGATGCTGGGCGCCATGGCCGTGGCGTTCGCCGTGGTGTTCTGCAGTGTGTGGTATGCCCACTTCGCCATCGGGAGCACCGTGAACCCCAGTCTGCCCGACAACGGCTACTACCAGGCCTCCGACGAGTACAAGCAGATTCTGAACCAGGGGCTGACGCGTTCCTTCAGCTCGTTCTCTATCATGCTTCGCGACTCACTCCGCTTCACCGGGCACTACGCCCGCGGCGTGCCGCGCCTGGATCTCTGTAAGAGGGATGAGAACGGCAGCCCCTTCTACTTCTGGCCGTTGGGAGCGCGCTCCATCAACTTCCGCTGGGAAACGCCAGACGGCACGGACTACCGCTACCTCTACCTGCAGGTGAACCCCGCCGTCTGGTGGATAAGCTTCGTCGCCGTGCTGCTGGCTATAGGGCTCCTGGCGTCCCAGGTCTTCTTCCCCTTCAGAGAACCGCTGAAGCACCGCTTCCTGCTCACAGCGTTCATGACGCTCTACGTCTGCTACATGATCGCCATCAGCCAGTTGGACCGCGTGATGTACCTCTACCATTACTTCCCGCCACTCCTCTTCGGCTTCGTCATCCTCAGCCTGGTCTTCATGGAGTTGAAACGCTTCTGGACATGGGAATTCACCGCCCAGGGCAAGAAAGTCGGGCTGCTCGTCGTCGGGCTGATCGTGTTCGTCGGCTTCCAGTTCTACCGACCGCTCACGTACTACCAGCCGATCACCGATGAGCAATTCAAGCGGAGAGCGTTCTTCGAGCTATGGGAACTGACGTGCGTGAAATGCGACAAGGTGAGCAGCCTGGCCATCCCCTGCAAGGACTGA
- a CDS encoding ATP-dependent metalloprotease FtsH, with protein MRRPSGGRQQILGILLFVVLVGMSIYSIMAPTRGEELKEAQAREVPLSAITRGYAERDFTKIVIRDNKVYATMASGSILSSYKEASDSVSDLNWNDPKNPTVVEVENREATNIFLAILPDLLFFIFVIGGVIWLFRGIARSQSTALSFGKSRAKVADATQVKTHFADVAGCKEAKDDLVEVVDFLKNPRKYINLGAKIPKGVLLVGAPGTGKTLLARAVAGEAGVPFFSMAGSEFVEMFVGVGASRVRDLFLRAKRNAPSIIFIDEIDAVGRQRGGAGFGGGHDEREQTLNQILTEMDGFEQGTNVIVIAATNRPDVLDVALLRPGRFDRRIFIDKPDLEAREQILRVHARNKKLAKGVRLHDVAKQTVGLTGADLENIMNEAAIFAAKRQHVSLTQRDLVDATEKVTVGPEKRSRKLTPHEKEITAYHELGHAIVGHLCPESDALHKISIVSRGAALGMTWFLPQEDTYTTSRTKFLDEICGLLGGRAAEEIIFNENTTGASSDIERASQIARAMAMHYGMGDDTLGPVAYGERQGTMFLGVEPAAARNYSEEMARKIDEFVRQTIQKQYARAVEYLRQYPTQLEMLSRVLLKKETMSVDEFLDIFEGRKEVPDTPEEPEEESPVEESADDGSVQA; from the coding sequence ATGCGTCGTCCATCGGGGGGCCGGCAGCAGATCCTTGGGATCCTGCTCTTCGTCGTCCTCGTGGGCATGTCCATCTACTCCATTATGGCGCCCACGCGCGGCGAGGAGCTGAAAGAAGCGCAGGCCCGCGAGGTGCCCTTGAGCGCGATCACCCGCGGCTATGCGGAGCGCGATTTTACGAAGATCGTCATCCGGGATAACAAGGTCTACGCAACCATGGCCTCCGGCTCCATCCTCAGTTCCTACAAGGAAGCCAGTGACTCCGTGAGCGATCTGAACTGGAACGACCCCAAAAATCCGACGGTCGTCGAGGTGGAGAACCGCGAAGCCACCAACATCTTCCTCGCCATCCTGCCGGATCTCCTCTTCTTCATCTTCGTCATCGGCGGGGTGATCTGGCTGTTCAGGGGGATCGCGCGAAGCCAATCGACGGCGCTCTCGTTCGGAAAATCACGTGCGAAGGTGGCGGATGCCACGCAGGTGAAGACGCATTTCGCGGATGTCGCGGGGTGCAAAGAGGCCAAAGACGATCTCGTGGAGGTGGTGGATTTTCTCAAGAACCCGCGCAAGTACATCAATCTGGGGGCCAAGATCCCCAAGGGCGTGCTGCTCGTGGGGGCACCGGGAACAGGCAAGACGCTCCTGGCCCGTGCGGTGGCCGGCGAGGCGGGCGTGCCGTTCTTCTCGATGGCGGGGTCCGAGTTCGTGGAAATGTTTGTGGGTGTGGGGGCGAGCCGGGTGCGCGATCTCTTCCTCCGTGCCAAGAGGAATGCGCCGAGCATCATTTTTATCGACGAGATCGATGCCGTCGGGCGGCAGCGCGGCGGGGCGGGATTCGGAGGCGGCCACGACGAGCGCGAGCAGACCCTCAACCAGATCCTCACCGAGATGGACGGTTTTGAGCAGGGGACGAATGTGATCGTCATTGCGGCGACGAACCGGCCGGATGTGCTGGATGTCGCGCTACTCCGTCCCGGACGCTTCGACCGGCGCATCTTCATCGACAAGCCCGATCTCGAGGCGCGCGAGCAGATTCTGCGCGTGCATGCGCGCAATAAGAAGCTGGCCAAGGGCGTGCGCCTGCATGACGTCGCCAAGCAGACGGTGGGGCTTACCGGCGCGGACTTGGAGAACATCATGAACGAAGCGGCGATCTTCGCCGCAAAGCGTCAGCACGTCTCACTCACGCAGCGCGACCTGGTGGATGCCACCGAGAAGGTGACGGTCGGGCCCGAGAAACGCTCCCGCAAACTGACGCCGCATGAGAAGGAAATCACGGCTTATCATGAGCTTGGGCATGCGATTGTCGGCCATCTGTGCCCCGAGAGCGATGCCCTGCACAAGATTTCGATTGTCTCGCGCGGAGCGGCCCTCGGCATGACGTGGTTCCTCCCGCAGGAAGACACCTACACCACCAGCCGCACCAAGTTCTTGGACGAGATCTGCGGGCTTCTGGGCGGGCGCGCGGCGGAGGAAATCATCTTCAACGAGAACACCACCGGTGCCAGTTCCGACATTGAGCGTGCCTCGCAGATCGCCCGTGCCATGGCCATGCACTACGGCATGGGTGACGATACGCTCGGTCCCGTGGCGTACGGCGAGCGCCAGGGAACCATGTTTCTCGGCGTGGAGCCGGCCGCCGCTCGCAATTATTCGGAAGAGATGGCCCGCAAAATCGACGAATTCGTGAGGCAGACGATTCAGAAGCAGTATGCACGCGCCGTCGAGTACCTGCGACAGTACCCCACACAACTGGAAATGCTCTCCAGAGTGCTCCTCAAAAAAGAAACGATGTCGGTGGATGAGTTCCTCGATATCTTCGAGGGGCGCAAAGAAGTCCCTGATACGCCTGAGGAACCCGAAGAGGAATCTCCGGTCGAAGAGTCGGCGGATGATGGATCCGTGCAGGCATGA
- a CDS encoding adenylosuccinate lyase encodes MQELSPLDGRYRKKTEALRPFFSEEALMHARVEVEIRYVLALAAEKGVRELPRLKAGKVKALLQIIERFSPKDAAAIQEIERKTNHDVKAVEYFLRGKFERIGLKAALPFLHFALTSEDVNNLAYGILLHRALETVVLPRLKVLHRTLAAMARRWRTLPLLSLTHGQPATPTTVGSEMAVFADRLERQLLELRAFRMQGKFGGAVGNYAAHRIAYPDVRWETFGQRFVRSLGLHPLVHTTQINPHDDLAELSHTVSRINTILLDFSRDTWLYISRGVFKQKVIAGEVGSSTMPHKVNPIDFENAEGNLGLSTALFSHFAEKLPVSRLQRDLSDSTVQRNIGVAFGYHLLAVASLLKGIGKLTVDRGTLQHELDMHPEVLAEAIQILLRKHGVASAYEQLKKVTRGAKVTRASLLAFADTLPLTREEKKRLRQWPSFS; translated from the coding sequence ATGCAGGAGCTCTCGCCCTTAGACGGACGCTATCGGAAGAAGACCGAGGCGCTGCGTCCTTTTTTCAGTGAAGAAGCCCTCATGCACGCACGGGTGGAGGTGGAGATCCGCTATGTGCTCGCACTGGCGGCAGAGAAGGGGGTGCGGGAATTGCCGCGCCTGAAGGCCGGAAAGGTGAAGGCTCTGCTGCAGATCATCGAACGGTTCTCGCCCAAAGATGCCGCAGCGATTCAGGAGATCGAGCGCAAGACGAACCATGACGTGAAAGCGGTGGAGTACTTCCTGCGCGGAAAATTCGAGCGGATCGGGCTCAAAGCTGCCCTGCCCTTTCTCCACTTCGCCCTGACGAGCGAGGATGTGAATAACCTTGCCTACGGTATTCTCCTCCACCGCGCCCTGGAAACGGTTGTTCTTCCACGGCTGAAAGTCCTACACCGCACCCTCGCCGCGATGGCGCGCCGATGGCGTACCCTTCCGCTGCTCAGCCTCACGCACGGTCAGCCGGCGACTCCCACGACCGTGGGCAGCGAGATGGCGGTCTTTGCGGACCGTCTGGAACGGCAGCTACTCGAGCTCAGAGCGTTCCGCATGCAGGGAAAATTCGGCGGGGCGGTGGGCAACTACGCTGCGCATCGCATCGCCTATCCCGATGTGCGCTGGGAGACATTCGGGCAGAGGTTCGTACGGTCCCTTGGTCTTCATCCCCTCGTCCACACCACACAGATCAATCCGCACGATGACCTGGCGGAGCTGAGCCACACGGTCAGCCGCATCAATACGATTCTGCTCGATTTCAGCCGCGATACCTGGCTCTACATCTCGCGCGGGGTCTTTAAGCAGAAGGTGATCGCCGGCGAGGTGGGCTCCTCGACCATGCCGCACAAGGTGAACCCCATCGATTTCGAGAACGCCGAGGGGAACCTGGGGCTTTCGACGGCGCTCTTCTCGCACTTTGCCGAGAAGCTGCCGGTGAGCCGTCTGCAGCGCGATCTGTCGGATTCCACAGTCCAACGCAACATCGGCGTGGCCTTCGGGTATCACCTGTTGGCGGTGGCTTCGCTGCTCAAGGGCATTGGTAAACTCACTGTGGATCGCGGCACGCTGCAGCACGAGCTCGATATGCATCCGGAAGTGCTGGCCGAGGCCATTCAGATCCTCCTCCGCAAGCACGGTGTTGCCAGCGCCTACGAACAGCTCAAGAAAGTGACGCGCGGGGCGAAGGTGACACGTGCGTCCCTTCTTGCTTTTGCCGATACGCTGCCGCTCACACGCGAAGAGAAAAAGCGATTGAGACAGTGGCCTTCGTTCAGCTGA